CGCGCACGGTGGGAAGCTCGCGGGTCACGTCGCCGACCGTGACGGTCAGGGCCTGGGAGTGGGGTAGGGTCATGCCGCCCAAGCTATCCCGAAGCCGGGGCAAGAGGCAGACGGTAGGTGAACTCGTCGCTGACCACCCCCCGGAACTCGTCGGCGTGAGGGGTGAAGGCCGTCCGTCGGAATCCCAGCCGGGTCAGCAGGCGAAGGGAGGCCGCGTTGCGCGTGTCCACCTGCGCCACGGCCTCCCGCACCCCCGGCCCGGAGGCGAGAAAGTCCAGCATCACCCGCACCGCTTCCGTGGCATACCCCTGCCCCCACGCCGACGGGTGAAAGACGTAGGCCACGTCGGCCTCCCCCTCGGCGGGGCGCACGGTGGCCTGCACCGTTCCCAGGGCCGAGCCGCCCGCGCGGGCGAAGACGACCCAGTTCAGCCAGCCCTGTGTTCCGTCCGGCGAGCGCCGCGACTCCAGGCGGGCGAAGCGCGCTCTCAGCTCCGCTTGTGTCGGAGGAGAAGAAGGCAGGAAGTCGTGGACCCGTGGGTCGGCGAGGACGGCGGCCATGTCCGGCGCGTGCCCGGCGCGTTGGGGTTCGAGGCGCAGGCGCGGGGTCAGGAGCGGTGGATTGGGGTCTGGGTCCGGCTCCGTCACGAAAAGAGCGGCAAGTGCCCCAGCGCCGTCACCTCGGGCCGCTCCTGCCCCTCGGTGAAGACGGCGACGACCGCCGCGACCTCCCCGCCGACCTCCTCGATGATCTGGCGCAGGGAGTTCAGGGTGCCGCCGCTGGACACCACGTCGTCCACGATGGCGACCCGGCGGCCCCGGATTTTCTCCACATCGAAGCCGTCGAGCACGAGGAGTTGGGGCTTCCCCGTGGTGATGCTCACGACCTCGCGCGCGATGGGGTCCACCATGTAGGGCTTTTGCGTCTTGCGGATCACGACGTAGGGCCGCCCGCTCTCCCGGCTGAGGACGTGCGCGAGCGAGAGCGCCTTGACCTCGGGCGTGACCAGAACCTCCACGTCGGCGGGCAGCCGCGCGGCGAGGGCACGTCCGGCGGCCTCGGTCACTTCCGTGTCGCCCAGCATGTTGAACAGGGCCACGCTCACCCCCGGTCCCACCTCAACAATCGGCAGCTCGCGCGTCACGTCCCCGACCTCGACCTTGTGCGTCTTCACGTGGCCGAGTGTACCCTGTCGCCCTTTCCCGCCCCTCGTCTTGACCGAGGCTTCACGTTCGGGCGTTTGTGGAAAACTCTTCATCCGGCTCGCAAGCAAGGCGGAGGCACGCGCCTCAGACTTCACGGCGTCGGGGGCAGCAGCCCTCAGTCCAGACCATTCAGGGGAGGAAGCGCCATGAAAACTGCCGAACACGCGATGGACGACGTGAAGGGGGCCGCCCGCAAGGCCCGTCATGAGCTGGAGCATCAGGTGGCGAAGGCCGTGACCAAGCAGCACGCCGAGATGGCCGCCGCGCTCGTCAAGCAGCAGAAGGACCTCGTGACGCTGCAAGGCGAGGTCGCCACATTGAGCACGGCCCTCAAGAAGCAGCGCAAGTCCTCGGGCGGCGGCTTCCCGTGGGGCCTGGTGCTCCTCGTGGGCGGCGGATATGCCCTGTACCGCTCCAACCCGTCGGTGCGCGAGCAGGTGGACGGCCTGCTCAAGCGCGTCAGCCCCGACACGGAGGGCAACCTGGCCCGCGCGGGCGACGCCGCGAAGTCCGCCGTCTCGGACGTGATGCAGGGCCGCTCTCCGGGCGACTCGCTGAAGGCGGCGGGTGGTGAGGTGCAGCGCGCCGGGGAGAAGACGGCGCAGAACATCAAGGACGACTTGCAGGGCGGGACCTGAGCTGAGAGGGGTGGGGAGCGGTGGAGTCGTGACATGGCCCCCTCACCCGACTCTCTCCTGTTAGGGGAACAAGAAGAAGTCGTGTGATCGTCGCTCCGGGTGGACCCAACCAGCGGTCCGCCCCTATTTTTTGGTCCCACCCGCGCCCAGCGTCACGACTTCCGCCACGCCCCGCTCACTCAGGCGGGCGATGAAGCCGCCCTCGGCGTGGTAGGCCATGCCGCTGTCCACGGCGACGCAGCGACCGCCCGCGTAGGTGAGGGGGAGGTCGGGGGAGTCGCCGGGCACGCCCTCGTCCAGCAGCACGATGACGGGCGTGTGGCCGTGGGCGAGGCGGATGCCGCCGTAGGTGTCCAGCAACTCCTGAGCGGCGCGGTCGCCACGCGGCCCGATGAAGCCGAGCCGTTCCACGAAGGCGTTGGCGAAATAGCCCCAGACCTCGGGCGAGGGGCTGTGCAGCAGGGCGGCGACGTGGGCGTTCACGGCCTCCACGGTGGGGCCGAGGTGCAGGTACATGCGGCTGTCGGCGTGGAGCAGCAGCCAGCGGCCCGCGCGGGCGAGGGCGGGGCGGGCGGCGAGCCAGGCGCGGTCCTCGTCCCCCATGCGGGCGGCGTCGTGGGCCTGACCCCCATTCGCCAGCCAGTAGCCGTGCAGCCCGAAGTGGGCGTCCCCGAGGTCGCGGAAGCGGTCGGCGGCGAGGAACATGACCTCGTGGTTGCCCAGCAGCGCCGTGACGCGCCCGCCCGACTGCGGGGCCTGCGCCTCCAGCCCGCGCACGAGCCGAACGACGCCCACCCCGTCCGGCCCCCGGTCGAGGTAGTCCCCCAGAAAGACGAGGTGGGCCGTCCCGCCCGTCCAGGCGTCCCCCGCGTCCATCAGGCCCGCGCCCCGCAGCAGGTCGCGCAGTTTGTTCAGCTCGCCGTGAACGTCACCGACCACCCACAAGCGGGGCTGGTCGTGGCGGCTCATGCTGGCCCCACAGTGAGGGCGCGGAAGTAGGCGCGGGTCGCCTCCCCCACGTCGTCGGGCAGGGCGGAGAGGGGCCACCACGCGACCTCGGCGGCGTCGTCTCCGGCTCTGGGTGCCTCGCCCGTGTGCCGGGCCGTGTAGAGCACCGTCACCCACGCGACGACGTTCCCATCAGGGTATGTATGACGGTGCGCGTCCCCGCCGAAGACGCCGAGGAGAGTGAGAGATCCGGCGCTCACGCCCGTCTCCTCGCGCAACTCACGGCGGGCGGCGGCCTCCACCTCCTCGCCCACGCTCACGCCGCCGCCGGGGAAGTCCCAGAGTGCATTGTCGCCACGACGCACGAGCAGAACCTCTTCCCCGTCACGCAGCACCGCCACGCCCGCGCCGACCCGCTGGCGCACGCCATCCCCGCTCATTCGCCCTCGTCCGCGTCCTTCCCGTCCTGTTTCTCCCCGTCCTGCGGCTCCTCCGGGGCGGGCAGGGTGCGCCAACTCGTCATCCGGTCGGTGATGTCCTGCTGGAGGCGGCGCACATTGCCCTCCATCTGGAAGCGGGCACCCTCCAACTGGTGCCGCAGGCGCATGATCTCCTCGACCCCGGCGAGGTTGACGCCGAGTTCCTGGGTCAGCCGCCGGATTTCGCGCAGATGTTCGATGTCGCGCTCGGAGTACAGCCGCGTCTTGCCGCTGGAGCGACCGGGACGGATGAGCTGTTTGCGCTCGTACAGCCGCAGGGTTTGCGGGTGCATGTCCACGAGTTCGGCGGCGATGGAGATGACGTACACCGGGCGGTCCCTGGGGTCGGTTTTGCCGTCCGGCGCGGGAAGGGCCTGCGGCTTGGAGGCCCGCTCGCGCAACTCGTCCTCGATGCGCTCGATCTCGGCCTCGAACTCGCCCTGAAGGTCGTCCAGCTCGTGCTGGAGCCGCATGACCTCCTCGACCCCGGCGAGATTGACGCCGAGTTCCTGGGTCAGCCGCCGGATTTCGCGCAGGTGCTCGATGTCGCGCTCGGAATACAGCCGCGTCTTGCCGCTGCTTCGCCCCGGACGGATCAGGCCCTTGCGTTCGTACAGCCGCAGGGTTTGCGGGTGCATGTCCACGAGTTCGGCGGCAACCGAGATCACATACACGGGGCGGTGTTTGGAGTCGGCGGCCATATCTTGCTTGAGTATACCCGCCGCAAGGATGTTGAATGGAGGGAAAGGTAAGGGGTGAGGGATTGGGGAAGAGGGAAAAACAGCAGGAGGGCCGGGGTGAGGGGGCGTGTGAGCGGCTCCATCGTCGAAAAGGGGCTTTGACCCTCCACGCTTCGTGAATGCCAGGCCCGCTTCACCCCCTCCCGGCCTCCCCCCTCGAGGGAGAGGAGCGAAAAGAGAAGAGGCGTCCAAGCTCCTCTCCACTCACCACTTCCCACTGACCACTCACCCTCTATCATCCCCCCATGACCACATCCCAGACGGACCTCGCCGCCCTCCACGACCGCCAGCAGGCCGAGCGGGAGCTGTTCGACCTCTTGCGAATTCCCTCGGTGAGCGCCGATCCCACGCACACGGAGGACATGGGCCGCGCCGCCGAGTTTCTGCGGGCCAAGCTGGAGAGCCTCGGCTTCGCGGCGCGGGTGGACGCGACCGAGCACAGCGGCAAGGCCGGGCATCCCGTCGTGTACGCCGAGCGGCTGGAAGCGCCGGGCAAGCCCACGGTGCTGATCTACGGGCACTACGACGTTCAGCCGGAGGCACCGCTCTCGGAGTGGGTCACGCCCCCCTTCGAGCCGACCGTGCGGGACGGGCGCATCTACGCGCGGGGCAGCACGGACGACAAGGGGCAGGCCTACGCGCACATCCGGGGTGTGGAGCTGCTGCTCTCGCAGGGCCAGACCGAGGGAACACCGCTGCCCGTCAACGTCAAGTTCCTGCTGGAAGGTGAGGAGGAGGTCGGCAGCCCCAGCCTCGCCGCGTACCTTCAGGCCCACGCGGAGGAGCTGGGGGCCGACGTGATCGTGATTTCCGACGGCTCGCGCTTCGCGCCCGACGTGCCCACCGTGACCTATGGCCTGCGCGGGCTGAGCTACGTGGAGATTCTGGTGCAGGGGGCCAACCGCGACCTCCACTCCGGCTCCTACGGTGGGGCGGCACCCAACCCAATCAACGCGCTCGCGGAGATCATCTCCAAGCTCAAGGACGACCACGGACGCGTGACCATCCCCGGCTTCTACGACGGCGTGGAGGAACTGACCCCGGAGGAGCGCGAGATGTGGGCGCGGCTGCCCCACTCCGACGAGGAGTTCGCCGCCTCCATCGGCGTGCCCGCCCTGCCCGGCGAGGAGGGGTACTCCACGCTGGAGCGGCTGTGGGCGCGGCCCACCCTCGACGTGAACGGCATCTGGGGCGGCTACCAGGGCGAGGGCAGCAAGACCGTAATCGCCGCGAAGGCCGGGGCGAAGGTCTCCATGCGCCTCGTGCCCGGGCAGGACCCAGAGCGCGTCACCCGCCTCATTCAGGAGTACGTGCCCACCATCGCGCCCCAGGGGGTGAAGGTGGAGGTCAAGGCCTTGCACGGCGGCCAGCCCGTGAAGGTGGACCTCGACTCGCCGTTCATCAAGGCCGCCGACCGGGCACTGACGCGGGTGTACGGCAAGCCCGCCGCCTTTAGCCGCACGGGCGGCTCCATCCCCATCGTTGCGGACTTCCGCCGCATTCTGGGTGCCCCCGTCCTCCTCGTGGACTTCGGCCTGAACGAGGACGCCCCCCATTCGCCCAACGAGAGCTTCGCGCTGGAGGACTATCACAATGGGGTGTTGACGAGCGCGGCCCTGCTTCAAGAATTGGGGTTGCAGGAGCTGGGGAAGTGAGGGAGATGGGGGCTGTCGCAACGGCGCGTAGCTACGGTGGCAAAGCGCGGGTGTTTGACGGTCGCCTTCCTGTGGACGCCACGCCCGCTCACCCCCACCCAGCCTCCCCCCTCAAGGGGGAGGGGCAGAAGAAACGGCCCGTCCTCCTGTTCTCTTTTCCTACAGCCCACAACCCACGTCCTACATCCGGCGCGGAGCGCCCATGATCCTCGCCTTCCTCGCCTCCCACGGTGGCAGCGCGGCGCGGTTTCTCGCCTCCGCGTGTCGGGACGGGCGGCTCGACGCCGTGCCCGCCGCACTCGTCAGCAACAACAGCGGGTCGGCGGCACTCGCGTGGGCGCGTGAAGAGGGGCTGACGACGGCGCACCTGAGCGCGGCCACGCACCCGGACCCGGAGGCGTTGGACGGGGCGATTCTCGATGTCCTGCGGGGGGCGGGGGCGGATACGGTGGTGCTGAGCGGGTACATGCGGGAACTGGGGCCGCGCGTGCTGGGGGCCTACGCGGGGCGGCTGCTCAACGTCCACCCCAGCCTGCTGCCCCGGCACGGCGGGCGGGGCATGTACGGGGACCGGGTACACGCGGCGGTCCTCGCGGCGGGCGAGGCGGAGACGGGCGCGACCGTCCACCTCGTCACGGCGGGCATCGACGAGGGGCCGGTGCTGGCGCAGTCGCGGGTGGAGGTGCGGCCCGGCGACACCGTGGAGACGCTGCGGGCGCGCGTGCAGGCCACCGAGGGCGAGTTGCTGCTAAGCGCCCTGCAAAAGATGGCGGTGGGTTCAACTTGAAACGCAAGACGTTTGATCTCCGCCCCTGGTCGCGTGCCACCCGGCACAGCCAGACGGTCACGCACATTCCCGGCTTCGTCATCGTGGACTTCATCGCCCACGAGGTCGCGCGGGTGCAGGACGTGACCTTTGGGGAGCGTACCCTGCGAATCCTGGCCGACGGCTACCGCTGGGTGCGCGTCCACCCCACAGGTGTTGGAGAGGGTGTGATGGGCGACGCCCTCACCGTCATGCTGGACGCCTCCGGGCAGCCCGCCCAACTGTACGTGGACATCCACGCGGGCGAGGGCCTGGGCGAAGACGGCTTTCCCTGGCACGACGACCTCTACCTCGATGTGATCGCCGACTGGCAGCCCGGCTGGCGGGTGAGCGAAACCCATATCATCGACGCCGACGATCTGGAGGAGGCCGTGCGGGCGGGGCAGGTGACGCCGGAAATGGCCGAGGCCGCCTGGGCACACGCCCGCAAGGTGGAGCAGGAGTTGAGGGAGAGGAGGTATGGGCCGTTGGAGGTGGTGAGGAGGTATTTGGAGGACCCGTATACGTAAGTCTGCTGAGTTTTTCCAAGTAGAATTCGCATATGTCGCCAGACGCCATCACGTTAGCAGGCATTGTCGCAGCTCTAAAATTCGCAGGCGATAACCCCATTCTCCAAAAAGTGCTGGGGCCAACCGCAGATTATGTTGGCAAGGAGCTTCAGGCTTGGACAGAGCGAAGATTGAGCAATTTTGCAAAAATAGTTGAAAATGCCAGCACCAAGCTAGGAGACGATCCTGGAGAGGGTGCTGTATCCCCTAAAGTCTTGAAGGGAATTCTTGATGATGGTTCTTTTATAGAAGATCGGCTCTCAACAGAATATTTTGGTGGTGTTCTTGCTTCCTCTTATACTTCAAATGCCCGTGACGACCGTGGGGCGACTTTCACTGCTCTATTGGGGAGACTATCGAGCTATCAAATACGCGCCCACTACGTCTTTTACGCAACTCTTTACCAGAACGCCAGAGGAGTGCCTTCAAATTTTGCAGATTACCAAGAGACTTTGAAATTTAGGTCGTTTATACCGATTCTCGAATTCTACGATGCTATGGGATTGACCGCAGAGGAAGTAGAGCAAGGAATAACGAGCCATTTATACGGAGGACTTGTGAGAGAAGGTTTGATTGGCAGTTGGTATTCACAGAACCCCGCCGAAGTTTTACTTGCATATGCAGGACCATACGGCTACACAGCAGAAATGGGACATGGTGTAGTTTGGCAACCATCACTACTCGGTGCAGAGCTGTTCCTCTGGGCACTTGGAGCCGGAAAAAAGCCCGTTTCAGATTTTTTAGAAGTATCTTTAGAACTTCCAAGCGGTCAGGATTTGTCTCTCCCGATGAGTTCTCGGATTTTATCTGGACAATAGGCCCGAGTGGTATGAAGTACACTCCTGTAAACCGCACATAGGGCAAACATAGAAAGACGGTTGGATGGTCATTGTGACCACCCGACCGTCTCCTCATGCTCAGCGATCTACCTGCAAGCGTTGTAAATCCAAGCCGTATTCGCCGCGCCGCTCCCCTGCTGCACGGCCTGCATGAGCAGGGCACCGTCGGGGACGTTGCGGGGCGTGCTGCCCGTCGCAATGCCGAAGGTGCAGTTGCTCGTGTCCAGCCGCACGACCTGAGCCGCAACCCCTCGCTGGGCGCTGGCGTTGCCGTACTGCTGCACGAACATCCCGCCGCCAAAGGCGAGGCCGACGAGGGCGACGAGCTTCCAGCGCTGGACCTGCTTCTGAAGGTCTTCCATCTGCCCACTATAGGGACCCGCCCGCCGCGTCCTTTCCCGGTTAAATGCTGGCGAAAGACCCGTCGTAAGATTCCTGCTCGGAGGGCCTGAACACGCGGCATTCCCGCGCGTGCGGCAGTCTCTGCCAGACTCCCGGCATCCCCGTTTGATTTTCCCGCCTTCCTCCGCTACTCTGCTCTGCGCTGGAACGGTGTCCGAGTGGTTGAAGGAGCACGCCTGGAAAGTGTGTAACGGGGCAACCTGTTCGAGAGTTCGAATCTCTCCCGTTCCGCCAGCATAGAGAGAGGGCCGCCTTCCCACCCGGAAGCGCGGCCCTCACCCTTTGCCCCTTCCCTACCCCTTCCCCACCCTCCACGCGCTCACCAGCGGCAGCAGCGCCAGCACGGCGCAGGCGTGGGCGAGGACGGGAAAGCCCGCGCGGGCGATGACGAGGCCGCCGACGAGGGTGCCCACCCCGGCGACGACGTAGCCCAGCCCATCGGTCACACCCTGCGCGGCGGGATAGCGGGCCAGCGCCTTGCTGCCGGAGACGAAGGCGAGGTTCCACCCGAGGCCGAGGACGAACATGCTGACCCCCAGCCACGCGGTTCCCGGCAGCGGCGCGGTGAGGGCGGCGAGGACGAGGAGCAGCGCGCCGCCGATGTACCCGAACCTCAGCCCCAGACGGTCGATCAGCGGCCCGGTGAGCCACCCGAAGGCGAACATGCCCGCGATGTGCCCGGAGATCAGCGCGGCGACGCCCGTATGGTCCACCCCCGCGTGGTGCGCCCGCAGCGGCGTGAGGCTCATCAGCGTGACCATCACCCCCTGCGCGGTGGCGAGGGCGAGGGCGGTGGAGCGGACACCGGGAACGGCGAAGGCGGCGCGGACGGAAAGCCGGGCCTGGGTGGAGAGTTGCGCGGGAGACCGCACGGGCACCCACGCCAGCATCAGGAGGGCCGCCACCCCGAGCAGCCCCCCACCGACGAGCCACCCGGCGACCTCGGCGGAGGTGCCGAGGCGGGAACCCAGCGTCTCCACCACGCCAGAGAAGCCCGTCATCACGAACGCGCCGAACACACTCATCAGCATCAGGAGGCCGAGGGCCGTGCCGCGCCGCGATTCCGGCACGCTCTCGGCGGCGGCGTAGCGGGCCTGCTGGTAGCCGCCCTGCGCCGCGCCCATCAGCACCGCCCCGAGGAGGAAGACGGGGGTGACACTCGCCCGCGCTCCCGCGAAGCCGACGACCGCGCCCGCCGCCCCCAGCGCGAAGGCCACCCCCAGCCCCAGCCGCCGCCCCGCCCGCAGCATCAGCGCCCCGAACAGCCCCGCCGAGAGCGCCGCCGACGCGCTGATCAGGGTGCTCGGCAGCCCCGTCAGACTCTCGCGCCCCAGCCCGCTCATCACGAGGGAGGCGAGGATGGTGCTGACGGTCGTCGCGCCCGTGGCGAGCGCCTGCGCCACATACAGGGGAGCGAGCCGTCCTAGCGGGAGGGCCGTGGAAGATGCTGGAGGAACGTGGGCGCGGTCGCTCATGCCGCCGCTCTGTGGGTTGCTGGCGGCTGGAAGCTGGCCGCTGGCCGCTCCTCCCTCATCCGCCCTGCGCCGCCCACCGCTCGGCGACGGCGGCCTTCAGGTAGGTGGCGGCGTCCTCGGTACTCGCGCCGGGGGTGAAGACCTTCCCCACGCCCAGTTCCTCCAGCTTCGGCAGGTCCTGATCGGGGATGATTCCCCCGCCGAACACGAGAATGTCGCCCGCCCCGCGCTCACGCAGCAGCCCCACCACCTCGCGGAAGTAGTGCATGTGCGCGCCCGACAGCACGCTCAGGCCGATGGCGTCCACGTCCTCCTGAATGGCCGCGTTCACGATCATCTCGGCGGTCTGGCGCAGGCCCGTGTACACCACCTCCATACCCGCGTCGCGCAGCGCCCGCGCGACCACCTTCGCGCCCCGGTCGTGGCCGTCCATGCCCGGTTTGGCGATCAGCACCCGAATCCGGCGATCCTCCATCTGTCCTGCCTCCTAACGGTCGTTTGGGGGCATTGTACGGGGTTAGGGGGCGGTCAGCTCTCAGGCGCGCGTCAGGCAGGAGCGGAACACTGGGAGGATGCGCTTCTTCCTGCTCCTGGGTCTGACTCTGGTAAGTGCCGCCGCCGCACCTTCCCCCGCGCCAGTCCAAACCGTAAGTCATCCGAACGCCCGGACAGCCTTTTACGTGGACCGTCAGCGCGCGGTGGCAGTGGACTACGACGGCGCAGCAGCCGTGCTGGTGCCCCGGCAGAGTTCGCCCCGCGCGGTGAAGTTCCGTGGCAACAGCAAGTTACGCTCGCCAATCGTCACGCCGGAGGGTCGCATCTTGGCCGTGCAACTCGACTTTGACCGCTGTCAGGTCGTGGTGTGGGACGTGACGGCGGGGCGGAAGGTGACGGCGTTGGAGGGTGCCCTCACGCGGGTCCTGGCCTGTGGACAGGACACCGAGTTCATCTTCGACATCAGCTTCACACCGGATGGCCGCTTCCTGCTGTCTGCCGACCAGACGGGTCTGCGCCGTTGGGACGCGCGAACGGGAAGGCTACTGGAAAACGTTTCGGGAAAGTTCCTCAGCCTGAACGTCAGCCCGGACGGGCGCTCGGTGGTGACGGTCGGGGAGGGACGGCGGGTGGAAATCTGGACTGCCGACCTCGCCCGCCGATTCAAGAGCCTGCCGACGCAGCCCGTCGACTGTCTGCGTGGCTCAGGCGGTCCCTGGCCGGGTGAGCTGAGCTGGAGCGCCGACAGCACGAAGCTCGCCTACTCCTGCGAACGGGAGGTCAGGGTCTGGAACGTCGCCGCCGGGGGCCTGCGGATTCTGAAGCGC
Above is a genomic segment from Deinococcus sp. YIM 134068 containing:
- a CDS encoding GNAT family N-acetyltransferase; translated protein: MTEPDPDPNPPLLTPRLRLEPQRAGHAPDMAAVLADPRVHDFLPSSPPTQAELRARFARLESRRSPDGTQGWLNWVVFARAGGSALGTVQATVRPAEGEADVAYVFHPSAWGQGYATEAVRVMLDFLASGPGVREAVAQVDTRNAASLRLLTRLGFRRTAFTPHADEFRGVVSDEFTYRLPLAPASG
- a CDS encoding phosphoribosyltransferase family protein gives rise to the protein MKTHKVEVGDVTRELPIVEVGPGVSVALFNMLGDTEVTEAAGRALAARLPADVEVLVTPEVKALSLAHVLSRESGRPYVVIRKTQKPYMVDPIAREVVSITTGKPQLLVLDGFDVEKIRGRRVAIVDDVVSSGGTLNSLRQIIEEVGGEVAAVVAVFTEGQERPEVTALGHLPLFS
- a CDS encoding metallophosphoesterase yields the protein MSRHDQPRLWVVGDVHGELNKLRDLLRGAGLMDAGDAWTGGTAHLVFLGDYLDRGPDGVGVVRLVRGLEAQAPQSGGRVTALLGNHEVMFLAADRFRDLGDAHFGLHGYWLANGGQAHDAARMGDEDRAWLAARPALARAGRWLLLHADSRMYLHLGPTVEAVNAHVAALLHSPSPEVWGYFANAFVERLGFIGPRGDRAAQELLDTYGGIRLAHGHTPVIVLLDEGVPGDSPDLPLTYAGGRCVAVDSGMAYHAEGGFIARLSERGVAEVVTLGAGGTKK
- a CDS encoding NUDIX domain-containing protein, which produces MSGDGVRQRVGAGVAVLRDGEEVLLVRRGDNALWDFPGGGVSVGEEVEAAARRELREETGVSAGSLTLLGVFGGDAHRHTYPDGNVVAWVTVLYTARHTGEAPRAGDDAAEVAWWPLSALPDDVGEATRAYFRALTVGPA
- the hspR gene encoding heat shock protein transcriptional repressor HspR, fused homodimer type, with product MAADSKHRPVYVISVAAELVDMHPQTLRLYERKGLIRPGRSSGKTRLYSERDIEHLREIRRLTQELGVNLAGVEEVMRLQHELDDLQGEFEAEIERIEDELRERASKPQALPAPDGKTDPRDRPVYVISIAAELVDMHPQTLRLYERKQLIRPGRSSGKTRLYSERDIEHLREIRRLTQELGVNLAGVEEIMRLRHQLEGARFQMEGNVRRLQQDITDRMTSWRTLPAPEEPQDGEKQDGKDADEGE
- a CDS encoding dipeptidase is translated as MTTSQTDLAALHDRQQAERELFDLLRIPSVSADPTHTEDMGRAAEFLRAKLESLGFAARVDATEHSGKAGHPVVYAERLEAPGKPTVLIYGHYDVQPEAPLSEWVTPPFEPTVRDGRIYARGSTDDKGQAYAHIRGVELLLSQGQTEGTPLPVNVKFLLEGEEEVGSPSLAAYLQAHAEELGADVIVISDGSRFAPDVPTVTYGLRGLSYVEILVQGANRDLHSGSYGGAAPNPINALAEIISKLKDDHGRVTIPGFYDGVEELTPEEREMWARLPHSDEEFAASIGVPALPGEEGYSTLERLWARPTLDVNGIWGGYQGEGSKTVIAAKAGAKVSMRLVPGQDPERVTRLIQEYVPTIAPQGVKVEVKALHGGQPVKVDLDSPFIKAADRALTRVYGKPAAFSRTGGSIPIVADFRRILGAPVLLVDFGLNEDAPHSPNESFALEDYHNGVLTSAALLQELGLQELGK
- the purN gene encoding phosphoribosylglycinamide formyltransferase, whose translation is MILAFLASHGGSAARFLASACRDGRLDAVPAALVSNNSGSAALAWAREEGLTTAHLSAATHPDPEALDGAILDVLRGAGADTVVLSGYMRELGPRVLGAYAGRLLNVHPSLLPRHGGRGMYGDRVHAAVLAAGEAETGATVHLVTAGIDEGPVLAQSRVEVRPGDTVETLRARVQATEGELLLSALQKMAVGST
- a CDS encoding DUF402 domain-containing protein; translated protein: MKRKTFDLRPWSRATRHSQTVTHIPGFVIVDFIAHEVARVQDVTFGERTLRILADGYRWVRVHPTGVGEGVMGDALTVMLDASGQPAQLYVDIHAGEGLGEDGFPWHDDLYLDVIADWQPGWRVSETHIIDADDLEEAVRAGQVTPEMAEAAWAHARKVEQELRERRYGPLEVVRRYLEDPYT
- a CDS encoding MFS transporter, which produces MSDRAHVPPASSTALPLGRLAPLYVAQALATGATTVSTILASLVMSGLGRESLTGLPSTLISASAALSAGLFGALMLRAGRRLGLGVAFALGAAGAVVGFAGARASVTPVFLLGAVLMGAAQGGYQQARYAAAESVPESRRGTALGLLMLMSVFGAFVMTGFSGVVETLGSRLGTSAEVAGWLVGGGLLGVAALLMLAWVPVRSPAQLSTQARLSVRAAFAVPGVRSTALALATAQGVMVTLMSLTPLRAHHAGVDHTGVAALISGHIAGMFAFGWLTGPLIDRLGLRFGYIGGALLLVLAALTAPLPGTAWLGVSMFVLGLGWNLAFVSGSKALARYPAAQGVTDGLGYVVAGVGTLVGGLVIARAGFPVLAHACAVLALLPLVSAWRVGKG
- a CDS encoding cobalamin B12-binding domain-containing protein: MEDRRIRVLIAKPGMDGHDRGAKVVARALRDAGMEVVYTGLRQTAEMIVNAAIQEDVDAIGLSVLSGAHMHYFREVVGLLRERGAGDILVFGGGIIPDQDLPKLEELGVGKVFTPGASTEDAATYLKAAVAERWAAQGG
- a CDS encoding WD40 repeat domain-containing protein, which translates into the protein MDRQRAVAVDYDGAAAVLVPRQSSPRAVKFRGNSKLRSPIVTPEGRILAVQLDFDRCQVVVWDVTAGRKVTALEGALTRVLACGQDTEFIFDISFTPDGRFLLSADQTGLRRWDARTGRLLENVSGKFLSLNVSPDGRSVVTVGEGRRVEIWTADLARRFKSLPTQPVDCLRGSGGPWPGELSWSADSTKLAYSCEREVRVWNVAAGGLRILKREGKRDAPDAPTFSPDGRFVVAGEYQSGVAIWQTGNGQRVAQIDMPAPEVQVTDVTVGPGNTLFVACSDGRVTLHDLERRGNLLTTYEPFTKTRPNAWLSLAVSRDWGWLAVASADGRLNVYALPGN